CTTCGAGAAGATCTGGGATGGCAAGTGGACAGTCCAGGGTTCCTATACTTGGTCTCAAAGCTACGGCAACGTTGAAGGCTATGTCCGGTCTGACAACGGTCAGGACGACGCAGGTCTGACGACCGGCTTCGACCAGCCGGGTCTGGTTGATGGTTCCTACGGCTACTTGCCGAATGACCGCCGTCACCGCTTCAAGACCTTCGGCGCGTACCGAGTTCTGCCAGAGCTGGACATCGGCGCCAATCTGCTGGTGCAGTCGGGCCGTCCGATCAATGCGTTCGGCAACCATCCGTCAGATGCTTTCGCGGCTGAGTACGGCTCCGAGTCGTTCTATTCGTACGGTGAGCTCAACCCGCGCGCTAGCCGTGGCGAGACGCCGTGGATATGGTCGCTCGACCTTTCGGCGCGCTACAAGCCAATGGTGGTTCCGGGCCTGACGGTGGGCCTGGACGTCATCAATGTCTTTGACAATGACGACGAGACAGAAGTGTTCGAGATCGAAGAGCAGGACTTTGGCCCGGGCGTCCCGGATTATCGCTACAACAATCCGACCGCCTACCAGACGCCACGCTATGTCCGTCTGAGCCTCGAGTACGACTTTACGTTCTAAGCCTTACTGTCGACTTGTGGATGAGGGAGGGCTGGCAACAGCCCTCCTTTTTTTATTTCGACTTGGATGCGTTCCGGCACTATCGAAAGTCATTCCGGGCAGATTGGTCCGATTTCTTCGGGCCGGGGCGGGTGACACAATGGAGAAGCGCAACGTGTGCAATGACGATGGTGTCCTTCACGGAGGCTGAGCTCCATGCGCTGGCATAGCTTGTGCTTCAAGCTAGTCTGCCAATCAATGACGCACCACAATCGAGCGCAGCGCTGATAAGATGCTTGCCTGCGCTTGATCCCAGCGCGGCCGGTCGCCCATCGCGGTCCCGCACTGATCGGCACTCGAGATCGAAGGCCGTCGCACATTTCGCGACGATATCGAAACACGGGCACACAAGCATTTGTAACGCAATCGCGTGTTTCAGATCGAATCACCGACTTCTGGAAAAGGGTAATGCTCAGTCAACAAACACGAAGCGGAGCAAGCTCCGCAATTTTTTTCGTCGCCGCTTGCATGATTGCCGGAACGCCGGGGATTGCCAGTGCGCAAACGGCGCAGAGGGTCGTCAACGAGCAGCAAGCTACGGACGACGCGGCGCGTCGCTCGCAGCAAAAAATTGATCAGTTGGATGATCAGACTCAGAAGATGCTCAATGAGTACCGGGCTGCAGTGCGCGAAACGCAAAGCTTGAAACAATACAACGAACAGTTGGCCGTTCAGGTCCAGTCGCAGACCGACGAAGTCGGTTCGATTCAGGAGCAGCTCGAGCAGATTGAAACAACGAACCGCGAAGTCTATCCAATGATGCAGAAAATGCTCGCGACACTAGACACCTTCGTGGAACTCGACGCACCCTTCCTTCCGACTGAGCGAGAGACCCGGATCACCGAGCTCAAGGACATCATGTCCCGTGCCGATGTCACCACGGCCGAGAAATATCGACGTTTGCTTGAAGCATATTCGGTGGAAATGGAGTACGGCCGAACAATTGAGTCATATCAAGGTCCGCTTCCCGGCGACCAAGGCAACAAGCAGGTCGATTTCCTGCGTGTAGGTCGTATAGCGTTGATGTATCAGACGTTGGATGGTGAAGAGACGGGCTATTGGGATGCTGACGCCAAGTCTTGGATTGTCGACGACGATTTCCACAAATCAGTTACACAAGGTTTGCGTATTGCAAAGAAGCAGGCGGCGCCTGATCTGATCACAATTCCTGTCCACGCGCCGCAGGAGGTCAAGTAATGACGACTAGAGCCATGCGTAACCTTGGGCTGGCCGCTGCGGCATTTTTGCTGAGCTCGGTTTCTACACCGGGCTTGGCGCAAGGTAGCCTGCAGGAGTTGTTGAATCAGACGCGTACGGTTCGTGCTCAGGAGGAGCAGCTGAACAAGTCACGCGAGCAATCGTTTTTGCAGGACCGGAACAAGCAGTCCCAGTTGCTTGCGGAAGCGAAGCGTGCGCAGGCGGCCGAGCAACAGCGCAGTGAACGACTGAGCGCCCAGTTTGATGCCAACGAGAAGAAGCTGACAGAGCTTCAGACTCAGCTTGATGCGAAGGCTGGCA
The Gammaproteobacteria bacterium DNA segment above includes these coding regions:
- a CDS encoding DUF3450 domain-containing protein, which translates into the protein MLSQQTRSGASSAIFFVAACMIAGTPGIASAQTAQRVVNEQQATDDAARRSQQKIDQLDDQTQKMLNEYRAAVRETQSLKQYNEQLAVQVQSQTDEVGSIQEQLEQIETTNREVYPMMQKMLATLDTFVELDAPFLPTERETRITELKDIMSRADVTTAEKYRRLLEAYSVEMEYGRTIESYQGPLPGDQGNKQVDFLRVGRIALMYQTLDGEETGYWDADAKSWIVDDDFHKSVTQGLRIAKKQAAPDLITIPVHAPQEVK